From a single Brassica rapa cultivar Chiifu-401-42 chromosome A01, CAAS_Brap_v3.01, whole genome shotgun sequence genomic region:
- the LOC103828334 gene encoding uncharacterized protein LOC103828334 yields MVADAIPGSTWSLPHPRSHEEVDLHAYLTTLSLLLDPNINDEHEWISGDTSLRIFRSSTTWEVLRPRIETKDWTDVVWFKRAVLKYSFTMWTANYEMLHTKSRLAGWGLPISANCSFCSRFVETILCCHANSVRKFGGMCLSGANHHKPCSCAGPSSFLESELLKLAAQTVVFHLWKQRNTLIHNDTSLPPVSVLYCINKELRNILSARRLSKQLHSLMVMWLR; encoded by the coding sequence ATGGTGGCAGATGCTATCCCCGGTTCTACTTGGTCTTTACCACATCCGAGATCCCACGAGGAAGTTGACCTTCATGCTTATCTTACAACATTGTCTCTTCTATTAGATCCCAATATAAATGATGAACATGAATGGATTTCTGGTGATACATCTTTGCGTATTTTCAGGTCCTCTACCACTTGGGAAGTGCTTCGGCCAAGAATAGAGACGAAGGACTGGACTGATGTAGTCTGGTTCAAAAGAGCTGTTCTGAAGTACTCCTTCACAATGTGGACAGCGAATTATGAAATGCTCCATACTAAGTCAAGACTGGCTGGTTGGGGACTGCCTATCTCTGCTAACTGCTCATTCTGCTCAAGATTCGTCGAGACCATCTTATGCTGTCATGCGAATTCAGTCAGGAAGTTTGGAGGGATGTGCTTATCAGGTGCCAACCACCACAAACCATGTTCATGTGCTGGTCCGAGCTCCTTTCTTGAATCCGAGCTTCTTAAACTTGCTGCTCAAACTGTTGTTTTCCATCTGTGGAAGCAAAGGAACACTCTGATTCATAATGATACTTCGCTTCCTCCAGTATCAGTCTTATATTGCATTAACAAGGAATTGAGAAATATTCTATCTGCTAGAAGACTAAGCAAACAATTACACTCTCTTATGGTGATGTGGCTCAGATAG